A genomic stretch from Deltaproteobacteria bacterium includes:
- a CDS encoding ADP-ribosylglycohydrolase family protein: protein MTIKGYCSHLADGFIGSVLGTALGDALGQGVEGWPAPLIQATYGWLDRMVEGWQPAGAYTDDTEMMVGILETLVMVGDFDPEVCAQRFVANYHPARGYGGRISGIMQRLRQGEPWQEVGTDSFGNGSAMRIGPLGAFYFDDLVRVKEKALLSCLITHKHPEAQAGAVAQATGVALALEAGCQGWPLEVDRFISIIQAQIADLCPQFAERLESLRHSPGNDRESQRQALRQAYRCDVRSIEAVPPALGAFLWTREPRPAIELAVNLGGDTDTLGAMAGSLAGAYYGYSCLPTEWLAILESGPQGREFLLTQADLAAQRLIHRLSQKGHCN from the coding sequence ATGACCATTAAGGGATATTGCTCGCATCTGGCAGACGGCTTCATTGGCAGTGTCTTGGGCACGGCCTTGGGGGATGCCCTGGGCCAAGGGGTGGAAGGCTGGCCCGCGCCTCTGATTCAGGCTACGTATGGCTGGTTGGATCGGATGGTGGAGGGCTGGCAACCAGCCGGGGCCTACACCGATGACACCGAGATGATGGTGGGTATCCTGGAGACCCTGGTGATGGTGGGTGATTTTGACCCGGAAGTCTGCGCCCAGCGCTTTGTCGCCAATTATCACCCGGCGCGGGGCTATGGTGGCCGTATCTCCGGAATTATGCAACGTCTGCGCCAGGGTGAACCCTGGCAGGAGGTGGGCACCGATAGTTTCGGCAATGGCAGTGCCATGCGCATCGGGCCGTTAGGGGCTTTTTACTTTGATGACCTGGTCCGCGTCAAAGAAAAGGCCCTGCTTTCCTGTCTGATCACCCATAAACATCCCGAGGCCCAGGCCGGAGCGGTAGCTCAGGCCACCGGCGTGGCCTTGGCCCTGGAGGCCGGCTGCCAGGGCTGGCCCCTGGAAGTAGACCGGTTTATCAGCATAATCCAAGCCCAGATTGCCGACCTGTGCCCCCAGTTCGCCGAGCGCTTGGAGTCCTTAAGGCACTCGCCAGGTAATGATCGGGAAAGTCAGCGACAGGCACTGCGGCAAGCCTACCGGTGTGATGTCCGGTCCATCGAGGCCGTGCCGCCAGCCTTAGGGGCCTTTTTGTGGACCCGGGAGCCGCGACCGGCCATAGAGCTGGCCGTCAACCTGGGTGGCGATACTGATACCTTGGGGGCGATGGCGGGATCTCTGGCTGGAGCCTATTATGGTTATTCCTGCCTCCCGACGGAATGGCTGGCCATTCTGGAATCCGGCCCCCAGGGTCGGGAGTTTCTCTTGACGCAGGCTGACTTGGCAGCCCAGCGCTTAATTCACCGTTTGAGTCAAAAAGGCCATTGCAACTAA
- a CDS encoding C40 family peptidase yields MKIIPQRDGSFLLEPLSPKKVGEPTVNPRAKDQKKRRPGDDDYSMTHRKKTPIYPRWSFRELVLALAKKYQGAPYSLGASLKYSGATDCSGFVQYIYQGFRIDLPRTSREQAQVGKTVTQRLDFSRLLPGDLLFFRRGGGYIGHSGIYMGEGKMIHASNHRKGVTVTDLNQSYYINTFVVAKRVFEVRYPN; encoded by the coding sequence ATGAAAATTATCCCGCAACGGGATGGCAGTTTCTTGTTGGAACCTTTATCTCCGAAAAAGGTGGGCGAGCCTACCGTCAACCCCAGAGCTAAAGATCAAAAAAAGCGTCGCCCTGGTGATGACGACTATTCTATGACCCACCGTAAGAAAACCCCGATTTATCCCCGTTGGAGCTTCAGGGAGCTCGTTCTGGCCCTGGCCAAAAAATACCAGGGTGCACCTTATTCCCTGGGGGCCTCGCTAAAATATAGCGGAGCTACTGATTGTTCTGGATTTGTCCAATACATTTATCAAGGTTTTCGGATTGATCTGCCACGCACCAGCCGGGAGCAGGCTCAGGTAGGCAAAACCGTCACTCAGCGGCTTGATTTTTCCAGATTGTTACCCGGAGACCTGTTGTTTTTCCGGCGGGGCGGCGGGTATATAGGTCATTCCGGCATTTATATGGGCGAAGGCAAGATGATCCACGCTTCTAACCACCGCAAGGGGGTTACAGTTACGGATTTAAACCAGTCGTACTATATTAATACCTTTGTAGTGGCCAAGCGGGTGTTCGAGGTCCGGTATCCCAATTAA
- a CDS encoding ornithine cyclodeaminase family protein (catalyzes the interconversion of alanine and pyruvate) codes for MSLVLTGAEVLEILDMELALAAAEEAFQAYGQGRVNMPPKSYLKLPHGDFRAMYGALSLKSGEICGLKWVNVHPDNPQHGLPTVMAKILLNNPDNAVEIADLDGTYITNFRTGAAGGLAARYLARPEAVTLGLIGAGTQARTQVAAILKVLAIQEIVIYDLIPARARALRDEIISQYGVRAITSETAEAAVRDQELVVTTTPNTTPVIQRAWINDGTHINAIGADAAGKQELEAAILQDAKIIIDDWAQAQHSGEINVPLAQGQLRPEQIFGCLGEVVTGKKPGRENSREITVFDSTGLIIQDLALGWAVYLRAREQKLGEDKEFIAGLK; via the coding sequence ATGAGCCTGGTACTGACCGGGGCCGAGGTTTTGGAAATACTGGACATGGAACTGGCGCTGGCAGCTGCGGAAGAAGCCTTTCAGGCCTATGGTCAGGGCCGGGTCAATATGCCCCCCAAGTCTTATCTGAAATTGCCCCATGGCGATTTTCGGGCCATGTATGGGGCCTTGTCCTTAAAAAGCGGAGAAATTTGCGGCCTTAAATGGGTCAATGTCCACCCCGATAATCCGCAACACGGGCTACCCACCGTGATGGCCAAAATTTTACTCAATAATCCGGATAACGCGGTGGAAATTGCTGACCTGGATGGAACCTATATCACTAATTTCCGGACCGGGGCGGCGGGGGGACTGGCGGCCAGGTATCTGGCCCGCCCCGAAGCCGTCACCCTGGGACTGATTGGGGCCGGGACCCAGGCCCGCACCCAGGTGGCCGCTATCTTAAAGGTGCTGGCCATTCAGGAGATAGTCATTTATGACCTTATTCCGGCCCGAGCTCGGGCCTTACGGGATGAAATCATTTCCCAATATGGGGTCCGGGCCATCACCAGTGAAACGGCCGAGGCCGCGGTCCGGGATCAGGAGTTGGTGGTTACCACTACTCCCAATACCACCCCTGTTATCCAGCGGGCCTGGATCAATGACGGCACCCATATCAACGCCATTGGCGCTGATGCCGCCGGGAAACAAGAACTAGAGGCCGCCATTCTGCAAGATGCCAAAATCATCATCGATGATTGGGCTCAAGCCCAGCATTCAGGAGAGATCAATGTTCCTTTGGCCCAAGGCCAACTCCGGCCGGAGCAGATTTTTGGGTGCCTGGGGGAGGTGGTGACGGGCAAAAAACCGGGGCGGGAAAATTCCCGGGAGATCACGGTATTTGACTCTACCGGACTGATAATCCAGGATCTGGCCTTGGGGTGGGCGGTTTATCTTCGGGCCCGGGAGCAAAAGCTAGGGGAGGATAAGGAATTTATTGCTGGTCTAAAATGA
- the ade gene encoding adenine deaminase: MTVDRLKNRIRAARGSIPPDLVLTGGQVINVFTGTLMKCDVALFDGVIVGLGSYEGPSLDLKGQFVAPGLIDGHIHLESTMLTPPELAGAVVPRGTTAIVTDPHEIANVLGSTGLDYILTASQGLPLDVFLMIPSCIPTSHLETSGARLELAEIRAYRYHPRVLGLAEMMNFPGVINGVPEVLEKLALFANGLVDGHAPLLSGPELNAYRLAGPASDHECIMLAEAQEKLALGFHLMIREGSQAKNLQDLLPAVTPATMRRTMLVTDDCHPYDLLNIGHIDHLIRKAVSLGIDAITAITMASLNTAEYFRLGRRGAIAPGYIADLVILDDLQEFKVNQVFKNGQLVAEQGRCEGWPLPSSAYPRSPFQVRNLALESFQLPVQGSRVKVIGLIPGQILTALKVLPTPARDGQVVADISQDVLKLAVIERHRGTGNIGLGLVRGFGLQKGALASSVAHDSHNIIVVGVNEADMLKAAEHLVALGGGLAVVADGQVKADLPLPVAGLMSPEPLEAVAARHAEVQAASRSLGGVLPDPFMALAFLALPVIPELKLTDLGLVDVNRFRIVSLFGED, translated from the coding sequence ATGACCGTTGACCGACTTAAAAACCGAATCCGTGCGGCTCGGGGAAGCATTCCTCCGGATCTGGTCCTAACCGGGGGTCAGGTAATAAACGTCTTCACCGGCACTTTGATGAAGTGTGATGTTGCTTTATTTGATGGGGTGATCGTCGGGCTGGGGTCCTACGAAGGCCCCAGCTTGGACCTCAAAGGACAATTTGTCGCCCCCGGTCTGATCGATGGTCACATTCATCTGGAAAGCACCATGCTTACTCCCCCAGAGTTGGCCGGCGCCGTCGTTCCCCGGGGCACTACCGCCATAGTCACCGACCCGCATGAAATTGCCAATGTCCTGGGATCCACGGGGTTAGACTATATTCTGACCGCCAGCCAGGGGCTGCCCTTGGATGTCTTCCTGATGATACCCTCCTGTATTCCAACTTCCCACCTGGAGACCTCGGGGGCCAGATTGGAGCTGGCAGAAATACGGGCCTACCGATATCACCCCCGGGTCCTGGGGCTGGCAGAAATGATGAATTTTCCCGGGGTGATTAATGGGGTGCCGGAAGTTTTAGAAAAATTAGCGCTGTTTGCCAACGGCCTGGTGGATGGGCATGCCCCGCTACTGTCCGGGCCGGAGCTTAATGCCTACCGGTTGGCTGGCCCCGCCTCTGACCATGAATGTATCATGCTGGCAGAGGCTCAGGAAAAATTAGCCCTCGGGTTCCACCTGATGATTCGGGAGGGGAGTCAGGCCAAAAATCTGCAAGACCTCCTCCCAGCGGTGACCCCGGCCACCATGCGCCGGACCATGTTGGTGACGGATGACTGCCACCCCTACGACCTTCTTAATATAGGCCATATCGACCATCTCATCCGTAAAGCCGTCTCCTTAGGGATAGATGCTATCACCGCCATCACCATGGCTAGCCTCAATACCGCCGAGTACTTTCGCCTGGGACGGCGAGGGGCGATAGCCCCTGGGTATATCGCAGATCTGGTAATTTTAGATGATCTACAGGAATTTAAGGTTAACCAGGTGTTTAAAAACGGGCAGCTGGTGGCTGAACAGGGGCGATGTGAAGGCTGGCCCTTGCCCTCGAGTGCTTATCCAAGGTCTCCTTTTCAGGTCCGGAACCTGGCCCTGGAATCTTTCCAGCTTCCGGTGCAGGGTAGCCGGGTAAAGGTTATTGGTCTGATTCCCGGTCAGATTTTAACTGCCTTAAAAGTGCTTCCGACCCCGGCCCGGGATGGCCAGGTAGTGGCAGACATAAGCCAGGATGTGCTAAAGCTGGCCGTAATCGAAAGACATCGGGGAACCGGCAATATCGGTTTGGGACTGGTGCGGGGGTTCGGCCTGCAGAAGGGGGCTCTGGCTTCCTCAGTCGCTCACGACTCCCATAATATTATCGTGGTGGGCGTAAATGAGGCCGACATGCTAAAGGCCGCCGAGCATCTGGTGGCATTGGGAGGAGGGTTGGCAGTGGTTGCCGACGGGCAGGTAAAAGCCGACCTGCCTCTCCCGGTGGCCGGATTGATGAGTCCTGAGCCTTTGGAAGCGGTAGCGGCCCGCCACGCTGAGGTACAGGCCGCCAGCCGCAGTCTGGGCGGGGTTTTACCTGATCCATTTATGGCCTTAGCTTTTTTGGCCCTGCCGGTAATTCCCGAGCTGAAACTTACTGATCTGGGATTGGTTGATGTGAACCGGTTCCGGATCGTTTCGCTGTTTGGTGAGGACTAA
- a CDS encoding FliA/WhiG family RNA polymerase sigma factor encodes MEKHMAIQQIQPLPQYDWPEKPDSEWQERMVVQYVPLIKYIASRIALRLPPHISLDDLISSGMVGLLDAIQKFDPRRNIDFKTYAEFRIKGAILDELRSLDWIPRSVRKKSSMVEKAYADLQKELGRPAEAEEVAASLGLTLEEFYHLLDETKTVSVIDIDSFWRSFPELSEDEIYEILQDESSRDPFITLYFSELRAEIVRAIESLPDKEKLLISLYYYEELTMKEIGEIMGYTESRISQKHSQAIARLRSNLNEYFQKL; translated from the coding sequence ATGGAAAAACATATGGCCATACAACAGATCCAACCTCTGCCCCAGTATGACTGGCCCGAAAAGCCTGACTCAGAATGGCAAGAACGGATGGTGGTCCAATATGTCCCCCTGATTAAATATATCGCCAGTCGCATCGCCTTACGCCTGCCCCCTCATATATCTCTGGATGATTTAATCAGTTCCGGAATGGTGGGACTACTCGATGCCATTCAGAAATTTGATCCACGGAGAAATATCGACTTTAAAACATATGCGGAATTTCGAATAAAAGGCGCGATCTTAGATGAATTGCGTAGCCTCGATTGGATTCCGCGCTCGGTCCGCAAGAAAAGCAGCATGGTGGAAAAAGCTTATGCCGATCTCCAAAAAGAACTCGGTCGACCCGCAGAAGCTGAAGAGGTTGCAGCTTCTCTCGGACTGACTTTAGAAGAATTCTACCATCTCTTAGATGAAACCAAAACGGTATCGGTGATAGATATTGATTCCTTCTGGCGTAGCTTTCCAGAATTATCCGAAGATGAAATTTATGAAATTCTCCAGGATGAAAGCTCTCGAGATCCTTTTATTACCCTCTATTTCTCGGAACTGCGCGCGGAAATTGTGCGCGCCATCGAATCTTTGCCAGATAAGGAAAAATTATTGATCTCGCTTTATTATTATGAGGAACTGACTATGAAGGAAATCGGTGAAATCATGGGCTATACTGAGTCCCGGATTTCCCAAAAACACAGCCAGGCGATTGCTCGGCTGCGTAGTAACCTTAACGAATATTTTCAGAAATTATAA
- a CDS encoding MinD/ParA family protein, with amino-acid sequence MDPSLKSSVSYKDGLFNQVALDSDLRPRVIAVTSGKGGVGKSNIVVNLGLVLTRLGKKVLIIDADLGLANIDVLLGLSPRFNIKDVFSGQKKLAEVIIECPCGMKILPAASGFQDMAELDRSQKLFLLNELDNYSENLDIVLIDTGAGISSNVLYFNIAAQERIVVVKNEPTSVTDAYALIKVLVTKYAEKRFKLLINYLSQPKEAEVVYRNLTMIADRFLGGEVAIDYLGFIPQDGAIPKAILKQQAVTELFPRCSASRCFTEIAHRLLEMNPSPELDGNIKFFWRRLATLKV; translated from the coding sequence ATGGATCCGAGTTTAAAGAGTTCGGTGAGTTATAAAGACGGTCTGTTTAACCAAGTGGCGCTGGATTCCGACCTGCGACCACGAGTGATTGCCGTAACCAGCGGCAAAGGTGGTGTGGGGAAGTCCAACATTGTGGTCAATTTGGGTTTGGTACTCACCCGTTTGGGTAAGAAAGTGCTGATCATCGATGCTGATCTGGGTTTGGCAAACATTGATGTCCTGTTGGGATTATCTCCCCGGTTTAATATCAAGGACGTCTTTTCCGGCCAAAAAAAATTAGCCGAGGTAATCATCGAATGTCCGTGCGGCATGAAAATCCTTCCGGCCGCCTCAGGTTTTCAGGATATGGCCGAACTGGACAGGAGCCAAAAACTTTTTCTCTTAAATGAGCTGGATAACTACTCTGAGAACTTGGACATCGTATTGATTGATACCGGGGCTGGCATCTCCAGTAATGTGCTTTATTTCAATATTGCTGCCCAAGAACGGATCGTCGTGGTCAAAAATGAACCAACTTCGGTTACCGATGCGTATGCCCTGATCAAAGTCCTGGTTACCAAGTATGCCGAAAAGCGTTTCAAACTGTTGATCAATTACCTTTCCCAGCCCAAAGAGGCTGAGGTTGTCTACCGTAATCTAACCATGATTGCCGATCGCTTTCTGGGCGGAGAGGTAGCCATTGATTATTTGGGCTTTATTCCTCAAGACGGGGCCATCCCTAAAGCCATATTGAAACAACAGGCCGTAACGGAACTTTTCCCGCGTTGCTCGGCAAGCCGGTGTTTTACAGAAATAGCCCACAGATTATTAGAAATGAACCCAAGTCCAGAACTTGATGGGAATATCAAATTTTTTTGGCGACGTCTGGCCACACTTAAGGTTTAA
- a CDS encoding class I SAM-dependent methyltransferase — MEAIPGPFAYYYDWISDNSYFRRLYRLLGEDLQKALPPGGLLLDIGTGPGRLLLGLATQRTDIRALGLDLSPPMVTLAHRRLLQAHLSDRVAVLAATATALPFPAQVFDLAVATMSYHHWRNPSLGLQELLRVLKPEGRAWLYELDRNAGIVEIRAFARQQHQSFYLTFTAIRLVALHSALRAQDFEWACQQAGAPFWQIEKVHHIFWRAEIRPQRP; from the coding sequence ATGGAAGCGATTCCTGGTCCTTTTGCCTATTATTATGACTGGATTAGTGATAATTCTTATTTTCGGCGATTATACCGCCTGTTGGGGGAAGATTTGCAGAAGGCGCTACCCCCCGGTGGTTTGCTGCTGGATATCGGTACAGGGCCGGGCCGGCTCCTGCTGGGGTTGGCCACCCAAAGGACTGATATCCGGGCCCTGGGTTTGGATCTGTCCCCGCCAATGGTTACTCTGGCGCACCGTCGTCTGCTCCAAGCCCACCTTAGTGATCGGGTGGCAGTGCTGGCCGCCACTGCCACCGCTTTGCCCTTTCCGGCCCAAGTCTTTGATCTGGCGGTGGCCACGATGAGTTATCATCATTGGAGAAACCCGAGCCTGGGGCTGCAAGAATTGTTGCGGGTTCTCAAACCCGAGGGGCGGGCCTGGTTATATGAATTAGACCGGAACGCCGGGATTGTGGAGATTCGCGCCTTTGCCCGCCAGCAGCATCAGAGTTTTTATCTGACCTTCACGGCCATACGGCTTGTGGCCCTCCACTCCGCTCTCCGGGCTCAAGATTTTGAATGGGCCTGTCAGCAAGCCGGAGCACCTTTTTGGCAAATAGAAAAAGTCCATCACATCTTCTGGCGGGCGGAAATCAGACCCCAACGCCCTTAA
- a CDS encoding integration host factor subunit alpha, whose translation MPLTKAALVQVLFEKEILPKAEAARAVDSVFGLIKQALASGDDVLISGFGKWTVKDKKERRGRNPQTGQDLTINARRVVTFKASGVLRRLISEPPAKPS comes from the coding sequence ATGCCACTGACCAAGGCAGCCCTGGTGCAGGTACTTTTTGAGAAGGAAATTTTGCCTAAGGCAGAGGCCGCCCGCGCCGTTGATAGTGTATTCGGTCTGATCAAACAGGCCTTGGCCTCTGGAGACGATGTGCTCATCAGTGGTTTTGGGAAATGGACGGTGAAAGACAAAAAAGAACGCCGGGGCCGCAACCCTCAGACCGGTCAGGATCTAACCATAAATGCGCGGCGGGTAGTGACTTTTAAGGCATCCGGGGTTCTGCGCCGCTTAATCAGCGAACCACCCGCCAAACCATCATAA
- a CDS encoding heavy metal translocating P-type ATPase yields the protein MTNNEKSANPVNYRDPVCGMQVSPDSHHRLTYESQEYLFCCAHCLKKFQVNPSQYLDLETSKETTSAKAGAPGVLYTCPMHPEVQQSEPGSCPKCGMALEPRTVSLAEEENPELVDMRRRFAVAVVLTLPVAIIAMGHHFPGRPLERLASREVLGWLELALATPVVLWAGWPFLVRAVQSVRNRILNMFTLIGLGVSVAYWYSVVAQLFPNLFPASFRDPAGEVGVYFEAAAMIVTLVLLGQVLELKARGQTSAALKALLGLAPKTARIIREDRTEEDIPLDQVQVGDRLRVRPGEKVPVDGVVLEGRSSVDESMVSGEPIPAEKEPGSRVIGATVNGSGSLIMRAERVGGETLLAQIVERVAEAQRSRAPIQRVADVAASYFVPAVILAAIVTFIVWAQIGPEPRLAHAVINAVAVLIIACPCALGLATPMSIMVATGKGATLGVLFKNAEAIEVMRKVDTLVVDKTGTLTEGKPKLVTVSPVHGVEESTLLRLAASLERGSEHPLAAAIVNGAQERQIEFAEAESFEYVSGKGVTGRVDGHRGALGNRRLLADLGFDPGDLARTAESLRHDGQTVMFVAIDGQVAGLVGVADPIKATTPEAIAQLHQDGIRIVMLTGDSQTTAQAVAQKLGIDEVIPEVLPDQKAEAVKHLQAEGRMVAMAGDGINDAPALAQAQVGIAMGTGTDVAMESAGVTLIKGDLNGIARARHLSRATMRNIKQNLFFAFVYNSLGIPIAAGVLYPFFGILLSPIIAAAAMSFSSVSVVGNALRLRRLFL from the coding sequence ATGACCAATAATGAGAAGTCTGCTAATCCAGTTAATTACCGCGATCCGGTCTGCGGCATGCAGGTGTCACCGGACAGCCACCATCGGCTCACTTACGAGAGCCAGGAGTACCTGTTCTGTTGCGCCCACTGCCTGAAAAAGTTTCAAGTTAATCCCAGTCAATACCTAGACCTTGAAACCAGCAAAGAAACTACCAGTGCAAAAGCGGGGGCTCCGGGGGTCCTTTACACCTGCCCCATGCACCCCGAAGTGCAGCAGTCAGAGCCGGGCAGTTGCCCGAAGTGCGGCATGGCATTGGAGCCGCGCACCGTCTCGCTAGCAGAAGAGGAAAATCCAGAATTAGTGGATATGCGCCGCCGCTTCGCGGTAGCAGTAGTGCTTACCCTGCCAGTGGCGATCATCGCCATGGGCCACCATTTCCCCGGCCGTCCCCTGGAGCGCCTGGCTTCCCGGGAAGTCTTGGGTTGGCTGGAGCTAGCCCTGGCCACCCCGGTGGTGCTCTGGGCAGGCTGGCCCTTTCTGGTGCGAGCCGTGCAATCGGTCCGCAACCGCATTCTCAACATGTTTACCCTCATCGGGCTGGGAGTTTCAGTTGCTTACTGGTACAGCGTGGTGGCTCAGCTGTTTCCCAACCTCTTCCCGGCTTCTTTCCGGGACCCGGCGGGCGAGGTGGGGGTATATTTTGAGGCCGCGGCCATGATCGTCACCCTGGTGCTATTGGGCCAGGTGTTGGAACTCAAGGCCCGCGGCCAGACCAGCGCCGCGCTCAAGGCCCTCCTCGGTCTGGCCCCCAAGACCGCCCGGATCATTCGGGAGGATAGGACGGAAGAGGACATTCCTTTGGACCAGGTGCAGGTCGGTGACCGCCTGCGGGTTCGGCCGGGCGAAAAGGTGCCGGTAGACGGAGTGGTCCTGGAAGGCCGGAGCTCAGTTGATGAATCCATGGTCAGCGGGGAACCTATCCCGGCGGAAAAGGAGCCGGGCAGTCGGGTGATCGGGGCTACAGTGAATGGCAGCGGCTCCCTCATTATGCGGGCCGAACGGGTCGGCGGCGAAACCCTGCTGGCCCAGATCGTGGAGAGGGTGGCCGAAGCCCAGCGCAGCCGGGCGCCCATCCAGAGAGTGGCCGATGTCGCGGCGAGCTACTTTGTTCCGGCTGTGATCCTGGCGGCGATCGTCACCTTCATCGTCTGGGCTCAGATCGGGCCGGAGCCACGCTTGGCGCATGCGGTTATCAACGCCGTGGCCGTGCTGATTATTGCCTGTCCCTGCGCTCTAGGGCTGGCCACACCGATGTCCATTATGGTGGCGACCGGCAAAGGTGCCACCTTGGGGGTGCTTTTTAAAAACGCCGAGGCCATTGAGGTGATGCGTAAGGTTGATACCCTCGTGGTGGATAAGACCGGGACACTGACCGAAGGCAAGCCCAAGCTCGTGACGGTGTCGCCGGTTCATGGGGTGGAGGAATCAACCCTGCTGCGTCTGGCGGCCAGCCTGGAGCGCGGGAGCGAGCACCCACTGGCCGCGGCTATCGTCAATGGTGCCCAGGAACGCCAGATCGAATTTGCTGAAGCAGAATCATTCGAGTACGTTTCGGGGAAGGGCGTTACTGGACGAGTCGACGGACATCGTGGGGCTCTGGGGAATCGGCGGCTGTTGGCGGACCTGGGTTTTGACCCCGGGGACCTGGCCAGAACGGCGGAGTCTTTACGCCATGACGGCCAAACCGTGATGTTCGTGGCCATAGACGGCCAGGTTGCAGGGTTGGTCGGGGTCGCGGATCCTATCAAAGCGACTACCCCGGAAGCCATTGCCCAGCTGCATCAGGATGGTATCCGGATCGTCATGCTTACCGGTGATAGCCAGACTACCGCCCAGGCGGTAGCGCAAAAACTGGGGATCGACGAGGTTATTCCTGAGGTCCTGCCTGATCAGAAGGCGGAAGCGGTAAAACATCTTCAGGCCGAGGGCCGGATGGTCGCCATGGCCGGGGACGGCATCAATGATGCTCCGGCTCTGGCCCAGGCCCAGGTCGGGATTGCAATGGGGACCGGCACCGATGTGGCCATGGAAAGCGCCGGGGTCACGCTGATCAAGGGGGATCTTAACGGTATCGCCCGCGCTCGCCATCTCAGCCGGGCCACCATGCGGAACATTAAGCAGAACCTGTTCTTTGCCTTTGTCTATAATTCGCTGGGGATTCCGATCGCGGCCGGCGTCCTTTATCCGTTCTTCGGCATCCTGCTCAGCCCGATCATCGCGGCCGCGGCCATGAGCTTCAGTTCCGTGTCAGTTGTAGGCAACGCCCTCCGCCTGCGGCGCCTCTTTCTGTAA
- a CDS encoding AAA family ATPase, producing the protein MKIAVSGKGGVGKTTLAALLIKYFRDQGKKVLAVDADPDANLAVALGVPDPSSITPISEMRDLVAERTESTPGKMGGMFKLNPKVDDIPERYSASLDGVKLMVMGGVKRGGSGCVCPESVLLRTLIIHLVLFRDEVVVMDMEAGIEHLGRATAKAVDRLIVVVEPGRRSIETAQHVQQLAKDIGISMDQVVLVGNKIRSEADKEYLVKNLPDYNFLGFLPFDEKVIESDLKGTPPYDLSPESLTAAQEIGDNLSRLQG; encoded by the coding sequence ATGAAGATTGCAGTAAGCGGCAAAGGCGGGGTGGGTAAAACCACTCTGGCCGCTTTGTTGATCAAATATTTTCGGGATCAGGGCAAGAAAGTTCTGGCCGTCGATGCCGATCCCGATGCCAATCTTGCCGTGGCCCTGGGCGTTCCCGATCCCAGTTCCATCACCCCGATATCGGAGATGAGGGATCTGGTCGCCGAGCGCACCGAATCCACCCCCGGCAAGATGGGCGGCATGTTCAAGCTCAATCCCAAGGTGGATGATATACCGGAACGTTATTCCGCCTCTCTAGATGGCGTCAAACTCATGGTAATGGGGGGCGTCAAACGCGGCGGCAGCGGCTGTGTCTGTCCCGAGAGCGTGCTGTTGCGGACCCTGATTATCCACCTGGTGCTGTTTCGCGACGAAGTGGTGGTCATGGATATGGAAGCCGGAATCGAACATTTGGGGCGGGCCACCGCCAAGGCGGTGGACAGATTGATCGTCGTCGTCGAACCCGGCCGCCGCAGCATTGAGACCGCGCAACACGTCCAGCAACTGGCCAAAGACATTGGCATCAGTATGGACCAGGTCGTCTTAGTGGGCAATAAAATCCGCAGTGAAGCCGACAAAGAATACCTGGTCAAGAACTTGCCAGATTATAATTTCTTGGGATTTTTGCCCTTTGATGAGAAAGTGATCGAATCCGACCTGAAGGGGACCCCCCCTTATGACCTGAGCCCAGAGAGCCTGACCGCGGCCCAGGAGATCGGTGATAATCTGAGCCGGTTGCAAGGCTGA